The sequence below is a genomic window from Flavobacterium lipolyticum.
ATAACAGCCTTCCGAAAAAGCGACTACGAACCTTTAAGAACTTTATTCTTAAACGAAAGACGGCGTACTTTTTCGTGGCTTGACCCTTCTGAATTTCAATTAAAAGATTTTGACCGCGATACCAGAGGAGAACTGATTTTGGTCGCAAGACATCATGAAGTTCCAATTGGGTTTATTTCGATCTGGATGAAGAACTATTTCGTTCACCATTTGTATGTTGACGAACAGCATCAGGGCGAAAGTATAGGGACCGAATTATTGAAAGCGGCAATCCAAAAAACAAAACTGCCCATCACTTTAAAATGTTTAGAAAACAACTCCAAAGCCGTCGCTTTCTATCTCAAAAAAGGCTTTTTTTCCATCGAAAGAGGACAATCAGGACACGGCCCCTACATTTTGTTTGAACTGACAGGGAGTATAAAATAAAACGTGAAAGAAAATAGTTACCTGACCCTTTTTTGAAATCCATCAAAAAAAAAATCCGCTCTTCAAAAAGATTTGAAGAGCGGAAATAAAGCTTTTAGTTTCTTAACGAACTAAGAAAAGAGCATTGCTGAATAACAAAATTCCATTTTCCCAAAAACCTCTGAAAAGCGGGTTATCCATCATATAAATTACGGTCCCGTCCCCTCTTTTGTCTACCGCAAAACTTACCGTTTCGTTCAATTTTTTTCTAATATCGTTGCCTACAAATCCATAGCTCAAATAATCTTTCGGAATGTACGCCACATTGATGGCCTTTTTTAGTAATGAGAACGATCTTTCGTTACTTTTAAGACTGAAATACGTATTTCCTAAGCCGAAAGCCATTGGATAGGTTTTGTCGAGTTTATTTTCGATGATGGCACCGGGAATCGAACCCGAAATTTCTCTTCGCTCAGAACCTTCAAAGTCTAGAAAACGCTTTTTAAGTTCGATCTCTTTCTCTTCTTTTTCCGATTTTTCTTTATCTTCTTTACTTGCAAACAAACTCAGAGCATACCCGTCACGGTCCTGAAACAATGAAATTGCATTGGCCATGGCAATAACTTTTCCGCCATTTTTCACCCATTCATCAATTTGTTTTTTCTGATCTTCCGCCAGGTCATAGCTACCATCTGAAAGAATCAAAGTATTATAGTTGTACAATTTAACCCTGTTTAAATTTGCCGTTTCTACAATACTCACCGGATAAGCAACGGTTTCATCCAGATAAAACCATGTCGCTCCAAACTCGGTTGAAACTACTCCTTTTCCGGACAACATTAGTATTTTTGGCGCTTTAAGTAGCGTAAAA
It includes:
- a CDS encoding GNAT family N-acetyltransferase; the protein is MEITAFRKSDYEPLRTLFLNERRRTFSWLDPSEFQLKDFDRDTRGELILVARHHEVPIGFISIWMKNYFVHHLYVDEQHQGESIGTELLKAAIQKTKLPITLKCLENNSKAVAFYLKKGFFSIERGQSGHGPYILFELTGSIK